A window of Lacibacter sediminis contains these coding sequences:
- a CDS encoding MFS transporter gives MSAAKQPTNYGALGTLVTVFFFWGFIAASNSIFIPFCKSHFELNQFQSQLIGSAFYGAYFIGSLILFLVSNALGYDILNKIGYKKGIIYGLWISVIGALLIIPSANANSFPAILASFFIVALGFSLQQTSAQPFAISLGDPSTGSHRLNMGGSINSFGTTLGPIIVSFFLFGSVGGEHKEVTVTNINTLYLIVAGVFAAVALFFTFSKLPAGINESKVEKENKAAASLLTMTGLVTAIIIIGQLTEVPKLPLLIATIVVVLGVLFYSNNSATKNSEGWGAMKYQQLLYGMIAIFVYVGVEVTIDNNFGALLKIPGYFNETGLDESEISKYISLYWGSLMIGRWTGAVSVFNLKGLKKTIAMIVVPFLAFAIIMFVNYLYGNDISDLFLYSVCIMIAIVAFFYGQEKPVKTLVTVSALAMVSMIIGVFTTGLLSVYAFMAGGLFCSVMWLCIFSLGVGGLGKYTSQGSALLIMMILGGAVIPPFQGSLGDVPAIGLHYSYLIAALCFGFLVLIALKLKSILKAQGLDFDNQVSGGGH, from the coding sequence ATGAGCGCCGCTAAACAACCAACAAATTATGGTGCCTTAGGTACCCTGGTAACCGTTTTCTTCTTTTGGGGCTTTATTGCAGCTTCCAACAGTATTTTTATTCCATTCTGTAAATCACATTTTGAGTTGAACCAATTTCAATCGCAACTGATTGGCTCGGCTTTTTATGGAGCTTATTTTATTGGCTCCCTCATCCTTTTTCTTGTGTCGAATGCGTTAGGTTACGATATACTTAACAAGATCGGATATAAGAAAGGAATCATCTACGGATTATGGATCTCTGTAATTGGAGCATTGCTGATTATACCATCGGCAAATGCAAATTCATTCCCTGCAATTCTGGCTTCGTTTTTTATTGTTGCGCTGGGCTTTTCATTACAGCAAACATCGGCACAACCTTTTGCTATTTCACTTGGCGATCCTTCAACAGGTTCGCACAGGTTAAATATGGGAGGAAGTATTAACTCTTTTGGCACAACACTGGGGCCTATTATTGTAAGCTTCTTTTTATTTGGTTCTGTGGGGGGCGAGCACAAGGAAGTAACAGTAACAAACATCAACACATTGTATTTAATTGTTGCGGGTGTTTTTGCAGCTGTTGCGTTATTCTTTACTTTTTCGAAACTCCCGGCCGGCATTAATGAGTCAAAAGTGGAGAAAGAAAATAAAGCCGCAGCTTCGTTGCTTACAATGACCGGACTTGTTACTGCTATCATTATCATCGGACAGTTAACAGAAGTTCCGAAACTTCCTCTGCTCATTGCCACCATCGTTGTTGTATTGGGTGTTCTGTTTTATTCAAACAACAGCGCCACAAAGAACAGCGAAGGCTGGGGTGCTATGAAATACCAGCAATTACTTTATGGCATGATTGCAATTTTTGTTTATGTGGGTGTGGAGGTAACGATCGATAATAACTTCGGTGCACTTCTGAAAATACCAGGGTATTTCAATGAAACCGGTCTTGATGAAAGTGAGATATCCAAATATATATCGCTGTATTGGGGGAGTCTGATGATTGGGCGCTGGACTGGTGCTGTAAGCGTATTCAATCTTAAAGGCTTAAAGAAAACAATTGCAATGATTGTTGTGCCATTTCTGGCGTTTGCAATAATTATGTTTGTGAACTACCTGTATGGTAATGACATTTCTGATCTTTTCCTGTATTCAGTTTGTATCATGATTGCTATTGTGGCATTTTTCTATGGACAGGAAAAGCCGGTTAAAACATTGGTTACTGTTTCAGCACTTGCAATGGTTTCAATGATCATTGGTGTATTCACAACAGGGTTATTATCTGTTTACGCATTCATGGCTGGCGGGTTATTCTGTTCTGTAATGTGGCTCTGTATCTTCTCACTTGGTGTAGGAGGTTTAGGTAAATACACGAGCCAGGGCTCAGCTTTATTGATCATGATGATCCTCGGGGGTGCAGTTATTCCTCCGTTCCAGGGCTCTTTAGGTGATGTACCTGCTATCGGTTTACACTATTCATATCTGATTGCAGCTTTATGTTTCGGGTTTCTTGTTCTGATTGCTTTAAAGCTCAAATCAATTTTAAAAGCACAGGGATTAGACTTCGACAATCAGGTCAGCGGTGGCGGACATTAA
- a CDS encoding glycogen synthase, with protein MEILHVSAECYPVAKAGGLGDVVGALPKYQQDVGHQAKVVMPMYRTKFLMNNEWDVVHKGYTNIGDYFFDYTIIKEKTNVLGFGLYLVDVNGLLDRDKIYGYDDDVQRFTAFQVCVVDWIASWQFKPDVVHVHDYHAGLIPFMMQHCYRYNQLASIPTVLTIHNAQYQGWMTWEQSVLLPPYDEWKRGMLEWGTSINPLASAIKCATKVTTVSNSYLEELKFMSNGLEALFEYEKGKCSGILNGIDTDVWNPESDKYIKHDYSLATVEEGKAKNKAQLCETFGLDMNKPLFVFIGRLVGEKAADLLPGVIGDSFYYIGRRMNFLILGSGEPDVEAKLNGMTPISQGDYSCYIGYNEGLSHLMYAGADFLLMPSRVEPCGLNQMYSMRYGTVPLVRNTGGLKDTVKDILLPNGYGLVFDNASVGDVCNAVWRACELYSNKEKFSAARERMMQLDFSWESSVQQYLALYQSLR; from the coding sequence ATGGAAATTCTTCATGTGAGTGCCGAATGTTACCCGGTGGCCAAAGCAGGCGGTTTGGGCGATGTGGTTGGCGCCTTACCTAAATACCAACAAGACGTAGGTCACCAGGCAAAAGTGGTGATGCCCATGTACCGTACCAAATTCCTGATGAATAATGAATGGGATGTGGTGCACAAAGGCTACACAAACATTGGTGACTACTTCTTCGATTATACCATCATCAAAGAAAAAACCAATGTACTTGGCTTTGGTCTTTATTTGGTTGATGTGAATGGCTTGCTCGACAGAGATAAGATCTATGGCTACGATGACGATGTGCAACGCTTCACAGCGTTCCAGGTATGTGTGGTTGATTGGATCGCTTCCTGGCAGTTTAAGCCCGATGTAGTGCATGTGCACGACTATCATGCAGGATTGATTCCTTTCATGATGCAGCATTGCTACCGTTATAACCAGTTAGCTTCAATACCAACTGTATTAACGATCCATAATGCGCAGTACCAGGGTTGGATGACATGGGAACAGAGTGTACTTCTTCCGCCTTACGATGAATGGAAGCGTGGTATGCTGGAGTGGGGCACCAGTATCAATCCGCTGGCAAGTGCCATTAAATGTGCAACCAAAGTAACAACTGTAAGCAACAGTTATCTTGAGGAGCTGAAGTTCATGAGCAATGGCCTTGAGGCTTTGTTTGAATACGAAAAAGGTAAATGCAGCGGTATATTAAATGGTATTGATACAGATGTTTGGAATCCTGAATCGGATAAATACATTAAACACGATTATTCACTTGCAACAGTTGAAGAAGGTAAAGCAAAAAATAAAGCACAGTTATGTGAAACATTCGGACTTGATATGAACAAGCCTTTGTTTGTTTTCATTGGCCGTTTGGTGGGGGAGAAAGCTGCCGATCTGTTGCCCGGTGTAATTGGCGATTCGTTCTATTACATTGGCAGGCGCATGAACTTCCTCATTCTTGGAAGTGGTGAGCCTGATGTGGAAGCAAAACTCAACGGCATGACGCCCATTTCGCAAGGCGATTACAGTTGTTATATCGGTTATAATGAAGGGTTGAGTCACCTGATGTATGCGGGTGCCGATTTCTTATTGATGCCAAGCCGTGTTGAACCTTGTGGTTTGAACCAGATGTATTCCATGCGTTACGGAACTGTGCCTTTGGTACGTAATACCGGTGGCTTAAAAGATACAGTGAAAGACATTCTGTTACCAAATGGTTACGGACTTGTTTTTGATAATGCTTCTGTTGGTGATGTGTGCAATGCCGTTTGGCGTGCCTGTGAGTTATACAGTAACAAAGAGAAATTTTCTGCTGCTCGTGAGCGTATGATGCAGCTCGATTTCAGCTGGGAATCCAGCGTTCAACAATATCTTGCTTTATACCAAAGTTTGCGATAA
- a CDS encoding glucose-1-phosphate adenylyltransferase: protein MSKSAAKSTLAVILGGGAGTRLYPLTASRSKPAVPIAGKYRLVDIPISNCINSGINRMFVLTQFNSASLNKHIKNTYHFSMFSSAFVDILAAEQTPDNSGWYQGTADAVRQCIRHVQQHEADYVLILSGDQLYQMDFQQMIEDHVAGGADISIATIPVAEREAPEFGILKADDKSCITSFIEKPKKEILGEWVSDTGDEMRNMGRVYLASMGIYIFNKQLLIDLLQEEYKDATDFGKEIMPKSIEKYKVVSYQYDGYWTDIGNIYSFFEANLALTQEIPDFNLFDNTKPVYTRARMLPPAKISGTTLEKTIIAEGSIILASRIENSVIGIRTRIGHGTTVVSSYLMGGDYFETLDEMNHAAARGIPKIGIGERCYIKNTIIDKNCRIGNDVRINGGHHLPNTDHSLYTVKDGIVVIKKGAIIPDGFVI, encoded by the coding sequence ATGAGTAAATCAGCTGCAAAAAGTACGTTGGCCGTTATCCTTGGTGGTGGCGCCGGTACACGTTTATATCCTTTAACAGCAAGCCGCAGTAAACCCGCAGTTCCCATTGCAGGTAAATACAGGTTAGTTGACATTCCCATTTCTAACTGTATCAACTCGGGCATTAACCGGATGTTTGTATTAACACAGTTTAATTCTGCTTCGCTCAACAAACACATCAAGAACACGTATCACTTCAGTATGTTCAGCAGTGCGTTCGTTGATATTCTTGCGGCAGAGCAAACACCTGATAATTCAGGTTGGTACCAGGGAACTGCAGATGCTGTTCGTCAATGTATCCGTCATGTGCAGCAACACGAAGCCGATTATGTGTTGATCCTTTCAGGTGATCAATTATATCAAATGGATTTTCAGCAAATGATCGAAGACCATGTTGCAGGTGGTGCAGATATCAGCATTGCAACTATTCCTGTTGCAGAGCGTGAAGCACCGGAGTTTGGTATTTTGAAAGCAGATGATAAGAGTTGTATCACATCATTTATCGAGAAACCTAAGAAAGAAATATTAGGAGAGTGGGTAAGTGATACGGGTGATGAGATGCGTAATATGGGGCGTGTCTATCTCGCATCAATGGGTATTTATATTTTCAATAAACAATTGTTGATCGATCTGTTACAGGAAGAATATAAAGATGCAACTGATTTTGGTAAAGAGATCATGCCGAAGTCGATTGAAAAATACAAAGTTGTCAGCTATCAGTATGATGGTTACTGGACAGATATCGGAAATATTTATTCCTTCTTCGAAGCCAATCTCGCATTAACGCAAGAGATCCCTGATTTCAATTTGTTTGATAATACGAAACCTGTTTATACACGTGCACGTATGTTGCCACCGGCAAAGATCAGCGGTACAACACTTGAGAAAACAATTATTGCCGAAGGTTCCATTATTCTTGCAAGCAGGATCGAGAACAGTGTAATTGGTATTCGCACACGCATTGGTCATGGTACTACTGTTGTAAGCAGTTACCTGATGGGTGGTGATTATTTTGAAACACTTGATGAAATGAATCATGCAGCAGCACGTGGTATTCCAAAGATCGGAATCGGCGAGCGTTGCTATATCAAGAATACAATTATTGACAAGAACTGTCGCATAGGTAATGATGTACGCATTAACGGTGGTCATCATTTGCCTAATACCGATCATTCTTTGTACACAGTGAAAGATGGCATTGTGGTGATCAAGAAAGGCGCTATTATTCCAGATGGATTTGTGATCTAA
- a CDS encoding MFS transporter produces the protein MAAGTSMGSSSTGLVPKPKLSFWQIFNMSFGFLGIQFGFALQNSNASGILRNYGADVEHLSWFWLAAPVVGLIVQPIVGHYSDNTWTKLGRRRPYFLAGAILSSGALTLMPNAGILGTIAPLVIIGAGFLMIMDACFNLSMEPFRALVADNLPDSQRTMGFSIQTFLIGIGAVLGSWLPAILAYFGVSESAPDGVVADNVKYGFYIGAAVFITSILITVFKTKEYPPAEYEKYHGKSESHNTGLASIFTDLKKMPKTMKQLGLVQFFSWFALFGMWVFTTDTIATHIMGLPIEDRSSDMYRKAQSWTGVIFGVYNLVSAIYALCLPFIASKIGRKQTHALSLIIGGIGLISIFFAPNKEFLIFSMICVGIAWASILAMPYVILSSSIPAGKMGIYMGIFNFFITLPQILNGIIGGPMVKNVYNNQPVYAVLTAGIFMICAAISVIYVYDPGAIIIKQEKEVS, from the coding sequence ATGGCTGCAGGTACTTCCATGGGCTCTTCTTCTACGGGATTAGTGCCCAAACCCAAACTCTCTTTTTGGCAGATCTTCAATATGAGTTTCGGGTTTCTCGGAATTCAGTTTGGCTTTGCTTTACAAAACTCCAATGCAAGTGGCATCCTTCGAAACTATGGTGCAGATGTTGAACATCTTTCCTGGTTTTGGCTGGCCGCACCTGTGGTTGGTTTAATTGTGCAACCCATCGTTGGTCATTACAGCGATAATACATGGACGAAACTTGGCCGGAGAAGACCTTATTTTCTTGCGGGTGCAATTCTTTCATCGGGTGCATTAACCTTAATGCCCAATGCGGGGATTTTGGGAACCATTGCTCCGTTGGTGATCATTGGTGCAGGCTTTCTTATGATCATGGACGCATGTTTCAATCTTTCGATGGAGCCTTTCCGTGCATTGGTTGCAGATAATCTTCCCGATTCACAACGCACCATGGGTTTCTCTATTCAAACATTTTTGATTGGCATTGGTGCGGTGTTAGGTTCATGGTTGCCGGCCATACTTGCTTACTTCGGCGTATCAGAAAGTGCGCCCGATGGAGTAGTAGCCGATAATGTGAAATATGGTTTTTACATTGGTGCAGCAGTGTTCATCACCAGTATTCTTATTACTGTATTCAAAACAAAAGAATATCCACCTGCTGAATATGAAAAGTATCATGGCAAATCAGAATCGCATAACACCGGACTTGCAAGCATCTTTACTGATTTGAAAAAGATGCCGAAGACAATGAAGCAACTTGGTCTTGTGCAATTCTTCAGTTGGTTTGCTTTGTTCGGTATGTGGGTGTTTACAACAGATACGATTGCTACGCATATTATGGGATTGCCCATTGAAGACCGCAGTTCAGATATGTATCGTAAAGCACAAAGCTGGACGGGTGTGATATTTGGTGTGTACAATCTTGTGTCAGCTATTTATGCATTATGTCTTCCGTTTATTGCCAGCAAGATCGGCCGTAAACAAACACATGCATTATCGTTGATCATTGGTGGTATTGGTTTGATCTCTATTTTCTTTGCACCCAATAAAGAATTTCTCATCTTCTCGATGATTTGTGTAGGTATTGCATGGGCAAGTATACTGGCAATGCCTTATGTAATTCTTTCCAGCTCTATCCCTGCAGGTAAGATGGGTATTTACATGGGCATCTTCAATTTCTTTATTACACTGCCGCAAATTCTGAACGGGATCATTGGTGGCCCTATGGTAAAGAATGTTTACAATAACCAACCGGTGTATGCAGTACTCACAGCCGGTATATTTATGATCTGTGCGGCAATCAGTGTGATCTATGTGTACGATCCCGGGGCGATTATTATCAAGCAGGAGAAAGAAGTATCGTAA
- a CDS encoding alpha-amylase family glycosyl hydrolase, translated as MKQIIITFKLLLLAVTFSFAQNTYNLYPANWWVGMKYNKLQIMINGTDVGKHSGFAINYPGITLTKVNKFQSKNYVILDVTISPAAKPGTIGIRSKSAEGKQVNFEFSLQPRRPGRGSVFANGATSSDLMYLIMPDRFSNGDPSNDRVPGMLDQTLRRDTVFNRHGGDLKGIENKLDYLSDLGVTALWLNPIIENDMHERTEHGYAFTNHYRVDRRLGGDWAYKQLIKAAHAKGLKVIQDAVYNHIGLQHFLFKDQPDSTWFHRWPKFTQTNYKDQVLFDPYAASEDKRIMSDGWFVTSMPDWDQSNPFVANFLIQHAVWTVEEYGIDGWRIDTYAYNDLAFMNRCNKALYDEYPKISIFGETWVHGVPNQSFFCENNYTIKYKSNLQATTDFQTLFYGIQPACNEKFGWTEGVNKLYTTTAQDFLYKDPMRQVIFLDNHDLPRFYSVVGEDTSKYKMAFSWMLTFRGIPQMYYGNEILMTGLTSPNDGYVRQDFPGGWEGDKADKFTTAGRTEKENKIFNYIKRLANFRKTSSAIKTGKLMQFLPIDGVYVYFRYDAKQTVMCIMNTNAEPKTIDLNRFMERIKGFQTAVDVAAGVEFRLEKNLQLMPVSNLVLELK; from the coding sequence ATGAAACAAATAATTATAACCTTCAAGTTACTGCTCCTCGCAGTAACTTTTTCATTTGCACAGAATACCTACAATCTTTATCCGGCAAACTGGTGGGTGGGGATGAAGTATAACAAACTTCAGATCATGATCAATGGTACTGATGTTGGAAAACATTCAGGCTTTGCAATCAACTATCCGGGTATTACGTTAACAAAGGTGAATAAATTTCAGAGTAAGAATTATGTGATACTGGATGTAACTATTTCGCCTGCTGCAAAACCCGGAACAATTGGTATCCGTTCTAAATCGGCTGAAGGTAAACAGGTAAACTTTGAATTTTCGTTACAGCCAAGAAGACCTGGCCGTGGATCAGTTTTTGCCAATGGTGCAACTTCATCTGATTTGATGTATCTCATCATGCCCGATCGTTTCAGCAACGGCGATCCATCAAATGATCGTGTGCCGGGTATGCTTGATCAAACACTTCGTCGTGATACCGTTTTCAATCGCCATGGAGGTGATCTGAAAGGTATTGAGAATAAACTTGATTACTTAAGTGATCTTGGTGTAACAGCTTTATGGCTGAATCCAATTATTGAAAATGATATGCACGAACGTACGGAACATGGTTATGCATTTACGAACCATTATCGTGTTGATCGTCGCTTAGGTGGCGATTGGGCATACAAGCAACTTATTAAAGCTGCGCATGCAAAAGGATTAAAAGTTATTCAGGATGCTGTGTACAATCATATTGGTTTGCAGCATTTCTTATTTAAAGATCAACCGGATAGTACATGGTTTCATCGCTGGCCAAAGTTTACACAAACCAACTATAAAGACCAGGTATTGTTTGATCCATATGCTGCATCAGAAGACAAGCGTATTATGAGTGATGGCTGGTTTGTAACCTCCATGCCCGATTGGGATCAAAGTAATCCTTTTGTTGCAAACTTTTTAATTCAACATGCTGTGTGGACAGTAGAAGAATATGGTATTGATGGTTGGCGTATTGATACCTATGCTTACAATGATCTTGCTTTCATGAACCGTTGTAATAAAGCATTGTATGATGAATATCCCAAGATCAGCATCTTTGGTGAAACATGGGTGCATGGTGTACCTAACCAAAGTTTCTTTTGTGAGAATAACTACACGATCAAATACAAAAGCAACCTGCAGGCAACAACTGACTTTCAAACATTGTTCTATGGAATTCAACCTGCATGCAATGAAAAATTCGGCTGGACAGAAGGAGTAAACAAGCTCTACACAACAACAGCGCAGGATTTTCTTTACAAAGATCCTATGCGCCAGGTGATCTTTTTGGATAATCATGATCTGCCACGTTTTTATTCTGTAGTGGGAGAAGATACATCGAAATATAAAATGGCTTTTTCGTGGATGCTTACATTCCGTGGTATTCCGCAAATGTATTATGGTAACGAAATTTTGATGACGGGATTAACATCGCCCAACGATGGTTATGTGCGCCAGGATTTTCCCGGTGGATGGGAAGGCGATAAAGCAGATAAGTTTACTACTGCCGGCCGTACAGAGAAGGAGAACAAAATATTTAATTATATCAAACGACTGGCGAACTTTCGTAAAACTTCATCAGCGATTAAAACGGGAAAGCTGATGCAGTTCCTGCCAATCGACGGCGTGTATGTTTATTTCCGTTATGATGCAAAGCAAACCGTGATGTGTATTATGAATACAAATGCAGAACCAAAGACAATTGATCTCAATCGTTTCATGGAACGCATCAAAGGATTTCAAACAGCAGTTGATGTGGCCGCAGGTGTTGAGTTTCGGTTAGAAAAGAATCTGCAGTTAATGCCCGTATCGAATTTAGTTTTGGAGTTGAAATAG
- a CDS encoding GLPGLI family protein, protein MKRYLLLSLLFVACVVADAQVKFISSGRIEFEKRSNQFSYYDQEDDQSPWVVEMKKAFPKMVSETYVMDFNDEKTVYKMLKEDPAGKYVWGRKPSENDVTVKDVKTGQISLQRDIFEQTYLIKDSLRNYKWRMTNETRTIAGFECRKAVTIISDSVYIVAFYTDEITVSSGPESFGGLPGMILGLAVPRLQMTWFATKVELKEPSATALTPKQKGKAATWATYEKDLNKAMSEWGKYGAKVLWNSML, encoded by the coding sequence ATGAAACGATACCTCTTATTAAGTCTTTTATTTGTTGCATGTGTTGTTGCAGATGCACAGGTGAAATTCATCAGCAGCGGAAGAATTGAATTTGAAAAACGCAGTAATCAATTTTCTTACTACGACCAGGAAGATGATCAAAGTCCATGGGTAGTTGAAATGAAGAAAGCCTTTCCGAAAATGGTGAGTGAAACGTATGTAATGGATTTCAACGACGAGAAAACTGTTTATAAAATGCTGAAGGAAGATCCTGCAGGAAAATATGTTTGGGGAAGAAAACCAAGCGAAAACGATGTTACTGTTAAAGATGTTAAAACCGGGCAGATCTCTTTACAGCGTGATATTTTTGAACAGACCTATTTAATAAAAGACAGCTTACGCAACTATAAATGGCGCATGACCAATGAAACAAGAACCATTGCAGGTTTCGAATGCCGTAAAGCCGTAACCATCATTTCTGATTCTGTTTATATCGTTGCATTTTATACAGATGAAATCACAGTCAGCAGCGGACCGGAAAGTTTTGGCGGCTTACCAGGTATGATACTTGGCTTAGCAGTACCCCGTTTACAAATGACATGGTTTGCTACAAAAGTGGAATTGAAAGAACCCTCTGCTACAGCGCTTACTCCTAAACAAAAAGGCAAAGCGGCCACATGGGCAACCTATGAAAAAGATTTGAACAAGGCAATGAGCGAATGGGGAAAGTATGGCGCAAAGGTTTTGTGGAACAGTATGCTGTAG